cacagacttgaaaacaggcagagacccGTCGATCCGAAACGCTGATAACATTTCTCAATTGGACACCCGACtaagagcgttggaatatgaacgaggaaaagcaagcactggtgatggaactgcataagcctgcacgccggaattacccgcgtcgacgtggaGACGTGCGctgcatcgacgagacctggcaggcggatcttgttgatacgACGTCAttcgctggacaaaacaaaggctacaagtacatgcttacagtcattgatattttttcaaagtatgcgtgggctgtaccgatgaagagcaagtctggagatgatgttacgaaggcaatggaatctgtgcttgttcaAGGACGGGTGCccaaaaatttacacgtcgacagagaaacggaattttacaactcgaaatttgaatcgcttattacacgttacggaatcagactttactccacgtacagtaatttgaaggcttcgatttGTGAACGTTTCGATCGGACGCTAAGAGGTAAAATGTGAAAACgcttcagcatgcaaggaagctacaagtggctcgatatcttatctgattctgtttcggcttacaacaacgccaAACACCAAACCATACGAATGAAATCGTCGGATGTCACCATcgcaaacgagaggctgttattacgtcaggcgtacggagggcttcgagcgatacctaccatattgacaaaattcaaatccggcAACAAAGTTCggatcagcaaattcaaaaatgtcttcgaggaaggttacactcccaattggacgattgaaatattcacgatgagtcgagtggaaaatactcatcctgtgacgtacaagcgcaaagactaccgagatcaaccgaTCGCTgatggtttctacgaacaagagctcctcaaggttaaacatccggatatctatctggtggagaaggtgctcaagaagcatggaagaaaaatatacgttaaatggttaggttctgacaata
Above is a genomic segment from Neodiprion pinetum isolate iyNeoPine1 chromosome 1, iyNeoPine1.2, whole genome shotgun sequence containing:
- the LOC138191397 gene encoding uncharacterized protein, which produces MQGSYKWLDILSDSVSAYNNAKHQTIRMKSSDVTIANERLLLRQAYGGLRAIPTILTKFKSGNKVRISKFKNVFEEGYTPNWTIEIFTMSRVENTHPVTYKRKDYRDQPIADGFYEQELLKVKHPDIYLVEKVLKKHGRKIYVKWLGSDNTHNSWITESDMQHLNK